The Planktothrix tepida PCC 9214 genome has a segment encoding these proteins:
- a CDS encoding 7-carboxy-7-deazaguanine synthase QueE: protein MRLEIPVHETFQSTIQGEGYWAGTPVDFIRLAGCPVGCPWCDTGYANGGMNLPRQVRSFQDLITELRSPRVVISGGEPFIYAQLPALINTIEATGRSVSIETSGSFWQDISNSVWVTLSPKHHVNWKYPVVEFMWKRASEIKLVIETGKELEFYAEYLTLNPQIPVFLQPEWTQRDRTFPLVLDLLKQFPHYRLSVQLHKYLNVP, encoded by the coding sequence TTGAGGCTTGAAATTCCAGTTCATGAAACCTTTCAAAGTACAATTCAAGGCGAAGGATATTGGGCCGGAACCCCGGTGGATTTTATTCGTTTAGCCGGGTGTCCGGTGGGTTGTCCTTGGTGTGATACGGGCTATGCCAATGGGGGGATGAATTTACCCCGTCAAGTTCGATCTTTTCAGGATTTAATTACAGAATTGCGATCGCCTAGAGTCGTAATTTCTGGGGGAGAACCGTTTATTTATGCTCAACTTCCGGCTTTAATCAATACCATTGAAGCGACGGGAAGAAGCGTTTCCATTGAAACATCAGGCTCCTTTTGGCAAGATATTTCTAATTCTGTTTGGGTTACGTTAAGTCCAAAACATCATGTTAACTGGAAATATCCGGTTGTTGAGTTCATGTGGAAACGGGCATCAGAGATTAAACTGGTGATTGAAACGGGAAAAGAATTAGAATTTTATGCAGAATATTTAACGCTTAACCCTCAAATTCCTGTCTTTTTACAACCCGAATGGACTCAACGTGATCGCACCTTTCCTTTAGTATTAGACTTATTAAAACAATTTCCTCACTATCGATTATCCGTGCAACTTCATAAATATTTGAATGTTCCTTAA
- a CDS encoding SAM-dependent methyltransferase gives MGLQLNTVIPWGRNFNEYMRMFDLTSVDLKLSILDSASGPASFNVEMTKQGYSIISCDPLYQFSAADISQRIQDTYRTVIDGVKASSQDYIWDYISSPEQLAEIRMAAMKQFLADFPIGKPQGRYLTAELPQLPFNSQQFDLALGSHFLFTYSDHFSEDFHLNAILELCRVAQQVRIFPLLKVSGEPSPFLQPIIQELETKGYLTTIKTVNYEFQKNGNQMLKIKKSP, from the coding sequence ATGGGACTTCAACTTAATACTGTTATTCCTTGGGGTCGCAATTTTAACGAATATATGAGGATGTTTGATTTAACGTCTGTTGATTTGAAACTCTCGATTTTAGATTCTGCGTCTGGCCCAGCTAGTTTTAATGTTGAAATGACAAAACAGGGTTATTCTATTATTTCTTGTGACCCTCTTTATCAATTTTCGGCGGCTGATATTTCCCAACGCATTCAAGATACCTATAGAACGGTTATAGACGGAGTAAAAGCCAGTTCTCAGGATTATATTTGGGATTATATTTCTTCTCCTGAACAATTGGCAGAAATTAGAATGGCGGCGATGAAACAATTTTTAGCCGATTTTCCCATAGGAAAGCCACAAGGACGTTATCTCACCGCAGAATTACCCCAACTTCCTTTCAATTCTCAGCAATTTGATTTAGCATTAGGTAGTCATTTTTTATTTACTTATTCAGATCATTTTTCAGAAGATTTTCATCTAAACGCTATTTTAGAGTTATGTCGAGTCGCTCAACAAGTCAGAATTTTCCCGTTATTAAAAGTATCAGGAGAACCCTCTCCTTTCCTGCAACCGATAATTCAAGAATTAGAAACAAAAGGCTATCTAACTACGATTAAAACCGTTAATTATGAATTCCAAAAAAACGGAAATCAAATGTTAAAAATAAAAAAATCCCCGTAG
- a CDS encoding Bpu10I family restriction endonuclease, which yields MSTSDRNPLVHGSNLQQKESNRKKYQDVESKKFLTEIRTEYNQWHSANLELIGPTSTPTDKDNEIIAQRVKLLSDYKDFLDQQHYAEKFDSRSNLHSSVLEEFLYYLFKDLVRDFGSNALIGKSHTFKDIFFVSPKYSEMLKRPYARIEKKDHDFVIGATIQASFEAATPPEQDETPGELVTFVQQEPESYSEATVTGNVETHLFDIPVVVID from the coding sequence ATGTCCACAAGTGATAGAAACCCTTTAGTTCATGGTTCTAATCTGCAACAAAAAGAAAGTAATCGTAAAAAATATCAAGATGTTGAGAGTAAGAAATTTCTCACGGAGATTAGAACTGAGTATAATCAATGGCACTCAGCTAATCTCGAACTAATTGGGCCAACTTCAACACCAACAGACAAGGATAATGAAATTATTGCCCAAAGGGTCAAACTTCTCTCAGATTATAAAGATTTTTTAGATCAGCAACATTATGCTGAAAAATTTGATTCTCGATCTAACCTTCACTCTAGTGTATTAGAGGAGTTTCTTTACTATTTATTTAAAGATTTAGTTAGAGATTTTGGCTCAAATGCTCTAATTGGAAAATCTCATACTTTCAAAGATATTTTCTTTGTTTCTCCTAAATACTCGGAAATGTTAAAGCGACCTTACGCACGCATTGAGAAGAAGGATCATGATTTTGTGATTGGAGCAACAATTCAAGCATCTTTTGAAGCAGCAACCCCACCCGAACAAGATGAAACCCCTGGTGAATTGGTGACCTTTGTTCAACAAGAACCAGAAAGCTATTCAGAAGCTACAGTTACAGGTAATGTGGAAACGCATCTTTTTGATATTCCAGTGGTTGTGATTGATTGA
- the ribE gene encoding riboflavin synthase, whose protein sequence is MFTGLIQALGTLQPLGQDQFQISCVLGDVDLILKDLAIGDSVAVDGVCLTVVDIRNKGFIATASPETLNRTKLGQSLEGYFNLETSLRAGSKLGGHFVTGHVDGVGCLQSVIPTATSWEMRFSAPGSASTLWQRQIAPYIVAKGSIAVNGISLTISDCDLEGRWFQVAVIPHSYQETNLRYLHPGSWVNIEADILGKYVGKFLQSYLKGNLSSVESYNNIPAISTLEEITPEFLAEHGFS, encoded by the coding sequence ATGTTTACAGGACTTATTCAAGCTCTCGGAACCCTTCAACCACTAGGACAGGATCAGTTCCAGATTAGTTGCGTTTTAGGGGATGTAGACTTAATTTTAAAGGATTTAGCCATCGGGGATAGTGTAGCAGTGGATGGGGTTTGTCTAACGGTGGTGGACATTCGGAATAAAGGGTTTATTGCAACAGCGTCTCCTGAAACGTTAAATCGGACAAAACTAGGACAGAGTTTAGAAGGTTATTTTAACTTAGAAACGTCCCTGCGGGCTGGAAGTAAGTTAGGGGGACACTTTGTTACAGGTCATGTCGATGGGGTCGGGTGTCTCCAGTCCGTTATTCCCACAGCAACCTCTTGGGAAATGCGGTTTTCTGCTCCTGGGAGTGCTTCAACCCTTTGGCAACGTCAAATTGCGCCTTATATTGTTGCAAAAGGAAGTATTGCCGTCAATGGCATTAGTTTAACGATTTCCGATTGTGATCTTGAGGGTCGTTGGTTTCAAGTGGCGGTTATTCCCCATAGTTATCAAGAAACGAATTTACGCTATTTACACCCCGGAAGTTGGGTAAATATTGAAGCGGATATTTTAGGAAAATATGTGGGAAAATTTCTGCAAAGTTACCTCAAAGGAAATTTGAGTTCTGTTGAAAGTTATAATAATATTCCAGCGATTTCCACCTTAGAGGAGATTACCCCAGAGTTTTTAGCAGAACATGGGTTTAGTTAA
- a CDS encoding S8 family peptidase yields the protein MKKFFLFCLFLIGLGWAISNFSGLANQGSYDSIVLDFRESLGEEQIANQVRSLAEQYQIVPYLNSEFSKEDHVYVVRGDEKLLKSLRKSLGKQTEFIEPNYIYRADEIPGKNAQAAIIYHTANTIPNDPLYGQQWNFRSINIEGAWSETQGEGITVAVIDTGVSRVPDLEQTQFVEGYDFVNDKIEAFDDNGHGTHVAGTIAQSTNNNYGVTGIAYKAKIMPLKVLSAGGGGTISDIAEAIKFAADHGADVINLSLGGSGESGLMQEAIDYAYSKRIVIVGAAGNAGQNSAGYPARYPKVLGVAALDAAGNKTPYSNFGAGVDIAAPGGLIEGENEVGGILQNTIDPTTGEAVFAAFQGTSMAVPHVAGVAALIKASGVIEPDQVVNLLKESARKVSEDPLNYFGAGHLDATNAVQMALKGQITFRDFFRWLRDNGYLNPRFWVDGGAVALLPKLAMVLGSYLLAWFLRNYFPFQWGWSLTGGLIAGSSGLFFLRGFYIFDLPQWPMRIMGSSVPELGGVIQGSAVLNPIFASVLIPAILIVLLLGHPQWKWIAIGLTIGTASCLGINAIVSPAVWGLGTGWAAQLFLILNALLCFGLARLAIKTQVKTV from the coding sequence ATGAAAAAATTTTTCCTCTTCTGCTTATTTTTAATTGGCTTAGGCTGGGCAATTTCTAACTTTTCCGGTCTAGCTAATCAAGGTAGTTATGACAGCATTGTCCTTGACTTTCGAGAATCTTTAGGAGAAGAACAAATTGCCAACCAAGTGCGGTCACTCGCTGAACAATATCAAATTGTTCCCTATCTCAATAGTGAATTTTCCAAGGAAGATCACGTTTATGTTGTTCGCGGGGATGAAAAACTACTGAAATCCTTGAGAAAATCCCTAGGAAAGCAAACGGAATTTATAGAACCCAACTACATTTATCGGGCTGATGAAATTCCAGGGAAAAACGCCCAAGCCGCGATTATTTATCATACGGCTAATACGATTCCTAATGATCCATTATACGGTCAACAATGGAATTTTCGCAGTATTAATATTGAAGGGGCTTGGAGTGAAACCCAAGGGGAAGGAATTACCGTTGCGGTTATTGATACCGGAGTCAGTCGGGTTCCTGATTTAGAACAAACCCAATTTGTGGAAGGCTATGATTTTGTTAACGATAAAATAGAAGCCTTTGATGATAACGGACATGGAACCCATGTAGCTGGAACCATTGCCCAATCTACTAATAATAATTATGGCGTAACTGGGATTGCTTACAAAGCCAAAATTATGCCCTTAAAAGTCTTAAGTGCAGGGGGGGGCGGAACCATTTCTGATATTGCAGAAGCGATTAAATTTGCGGCTGACCATGGCGCTGATGTGATTAATTTAAGTTTAGGCGGAAGTGGCGAAAGTGGGTTAATGCAAGAAGCCATTGATTATGCCTATTCTAAAAGAATTGTAATTGTTGGTGCTGCGGGAAATGCAGGGCAAAATTCCGCCGGATATCCAGCCCGTTATCCCAAAGTTTTGGGTGTTGCTGCTTTAGATGCGGCTGGAAATAAAACTCCCTATTCTAACTTTGGGGCTGGTGTTGATATTGCCGCCCCCGGAGGATTAATTGAAGGAGAAAATGAAGTCGGAGGAATCTTACAAAATACGATTGACCCGACCACAGGTGAAGCTGTATTTGCAGCTTTTCAAGGAACCAGTATGGCGGTGCCTCACGTCGCTGGGGTAGCGGCATTAATTAAAGCCAGTGGCGTTATCGAACCCGACCAAGTTGTTAATCTTCTCAAAGAATCTGCCCGTAAAGTTTCAGAAGACCCTTTAAATTATTTTGGGGCTGGTCATTTAGATGCAACTAATGCTGTACAAATGGCATTAAAAGGACAAATTACCTTCCGCGATTTCTTCCGGTGGTTACGCGATAATGGCTATCTGAATCCTCGGTTTTGGGTTGATGGTGGGGCTGTGGCATTATTGCCTAAATTAGCGATGGTTTTAGGTTCCTATTTATTAGCTTGGTTTCTGCGAAATTATTTCCCCTTCCAATGGGGTTGGTCATTAACCGGAGGATTAATTGCGGGAAGTAGTGGTTTATTTTTCCTGCGAGGTTTCTATATCTTTGATTTACCTCAATGGCCGATGCGAATTATGGGCAGTTCTGTACCGGAATTAGGCGGTGTAATTCAAGGAAGTGCTGTATTAAATCCCATTTTTGCCAGTGTACTGATTCCCGCCATTTTGATTGTATTATTGCTTGGGCATCCCCAATGGAAGTGGATTGCAATTGGACTGACGATTGGAACCGCGAGTTGTTTAGGAATTAATGCGATAGTGTCTCCTGCTGTTTGGGGATTAGGAACAGGCTGGGCTGCTCAACTGTTCCTGATTCTCAATGCTTTGTTATGTTTTGGTTTAGCTCGTTTAGCCATTAAAACTCAAGTGAAAACCGTATGA
- a CDS encoding aldo/keto reductase: protein MRYRRFGKTNLDLSVFSLGTMRYLASPENAYLTIQRAISLGINHIETAQGYGQSESFLGEAILAGLSIERSQLYITTKISPTPNPDQLEQQIDQSLKRLNLDYLDCLAIHGINTTEHLEQTLQGLSGVEKAISDGRVHYLGFSTHAPLEVILAAINTDLFQFVNLHYYYFFQRNAPAIELAFEKDMGIFIISPGDKGGQLYTPSETLKTLCDPISPLTLTYRFLLSDSHITTLSLGAATPDELDEPLKVADQYGQLTLEELAIFQQLEAQKIERLGTTQCNQCYQCLPCPEQINIPEVLRLRNLAVAYEMTDFGKYRYRMFENAGHWFPGRKANRCNDCGDCLPRCPEQLDIPTLLRDTHERLKGTEGRRLWE from the coding sequence ATGCGTTATCGGCGGTTTGGCAAAACAAACCTAGATCTTTCTGTATTTTCCTTGGGTACAATGCGGTATTTAGCATCCCCAGAAAATGCCTATTTAACAATACAACGGGCTATTTCTCTGGGGATTAATCATATTGAAACGGCTCAAGGTTATGGTCAAAGTGAATCTTTTTTAGGGGAAGCTATATTAGCGGGTTTATCCATTGAGCGATCACAACTTTATATTACGACTAAAATCTCCCCAACACCCAACCCAGATCAATTAGAACAGCAGATTGATCAATCTCTAAAACGTTTGAATTTAGATTACCTCGACTGTCTGGCTATTCATGGGATTAATACCACCGAACACCTCGAACAAACCCTGCAAGGATTATCGGGAGTTGAAAAAGCGATCTCAGATGGTCGAGTTCATTATTTAGGGTTTTCCACTCACGCTCCCCTTGAGGTGATTTTAGCAGCCATCAATACAGATTTATTTCAATTTGTCAATCTCCATTATTATTATTTTTTTCAACGAAATGCTCCCGCCATTGAGTTAGCCTTTGAAAAAGATATGGGGATTTTTATTATTTCTCCTGGGGATAAAGGCGGACAACTTTATACGCCTTCGGAAACCTTAAAAACCCTTTGTGATCCCATTTCTCCCTTAACCTTAACCTATCGATTTTTATTAAGTGATTCCCACATTACCACCTTAAGTTTAGGTGCTGCTACTCCCGATGAATTAGATGAACCTTTAAAAGTTGCTGATCAATACGGTCAATTAACTTTAGAAGAACTTGCTATTTTTCAACAATTAGAAGCTCAAAAAATAGAACGTTTAGGAACAACTCAATGCAATCAATGTTATCAATGTTTACCCTGTCCTGAACAGATTAATATTCCCGAAGTGTTACGGTTAAGAAATTTAGCCGTTGCTTATGAAATGACCGACTTTGGCAAATATCGCTATCGAATGTTTGAAAATGCAGGTCATTGGTTTCCCGGTCGTAAAGCTAATCGTTGTAATGACTGTGGCGACTGTTTACCTCGTTGTCCTGAACAATTAGACATTCCCACTTTATTAAGAGATACCCATGAACGTCTGAAGGGGACGGAAGGGAGAAGATTGTGGGAATAG
- the asnS gene encoding asparagine--tRNA ligase produces the protein MTVNRIIQLLRTGQPNETVTVQGWVRTKRELKEFTFVEINDGSALANLQVVLNPDLSDYETILKQLNTGTSVEISGVLVESPAKGQRIELKASEVKIYGDADAETYPLQKKRHSFEFLRTIGHLRARTNTLGAVFRVRNACAAAVHEFFQERGFLWVHTPIITSSDCEGAGEMFSVTNFKLKDIPLTESQQVDYSQDFFGKPAYLTVSGQLEAEIMAMAFGNVYTFGPTFRAENSNTSRHLAEFWMIEPEMAFCDLEGDMDLAEAFLKHIFKSVLEQCPEDMEFFNERIDKSVLETAHNIINNEFGRITYTEAIAILEKADKKFEYPVSWGLDLQSEHERYLAEEYFKKPVIVTDYPKDIKAFYMRLNEDGKTVRAMDVLAPKIGEIVGGSQREERLDLLENRMKTLGINPEELWWYLELRKYGTVPHAGFGLGFDRVVQFMTGMGNIRDVIPFPRAPQTIEF, from the coding sequence ATGACAGTAAATAGAATTATTCAACTGTTGAGGACGGGTCAACCTAACGAAACGGTAACAGTTCAAGGTTGGGTTAGAACCAAACGGGAACTCAAAGAATTTACCTTTGTGGAGATTAATGATGGTTCCGCTTTGGCTAATTTACAAGTGGTATTAAATCCTGATTTATCCGACTATGAAACAATTTTAAAACAACTGAATACAGGGACATCCGTAGAAATTTCGGGGGTATTAGTAGAGTCTCCGGCGAAGGGTCAACGCATTGAATTAAAAGCCTCTGAGGTTAAAATTTATGGGGATGCGGATGCAGAAACCTATCCGTTACAAAAAAAACGTCATTCCTTTGAATTTTTACGCACCATCGGACATTTACGAGCGCGAACGAATACATTAGGGGCGGTTTTTCGCGTTAGAAATGCTTGTGCTGCTGCGGTGCATGAATTCTTCCAAGAACGGGGTTTTTTATGGGTTCATACTCCCATTATTACCTCCAGTGATTGTGAAGGGGCGGGGGAAATGTTTAGTGTGACTAATTTTAAATTAAAGGATATTCCCTTAACAGAATCTCAACAGGTTGATTATAGTCAAGATTTCTTTGGAAAGCCTGCTTATTTAACCGTTAGTGGGCAATTAGAAGCAGAAATTATGGCGATGGCGTTTGGGAATGTTTATACTTTTGGCCCCACATTTCGAGCAGAAAATTCTAATACGTCTCGCCATTTAGCTGAATTTTGGATGATTGAACCGGAAATGGCGTTCTGTGATTTAGAAGGAGATATGGATTTAGCAGAAGCCTTTCTCAAACATATCTTTAAATCCGTGTTAGAACAATGTCCTGAAGATATGGAATTTTTTAACGAACGCATTGATAAATCGGTGTTAGAAACGGCTCATAATATTATTAATAATGAGTTTGGACGGATTACTTATACCGAAGCGATCGCTATTTTAGAAAAAGCCGATAAAAAATTTGAGTATCCCGTCAGTTGGGGCTTGGATTTACAATCGGAACATGAACGTTATTTAGCAGAAGAATACTTTAAAAAGCCTGTAATTGTTACGGACTATCCGAAAGATATTAAAGCCTTTTATATGCGCTTAAATGAGGATGGAAAAACCGTTAGAGCGATGGATGTTTTAGCTCCTAAAATTGGCGAAATTGTCGGAGGTTCCCAACGGGAAGAACGGTTGGATTTATTGGAAAACCGCATGAAAACGTTAGGGATAAACCCGGAGGAATTATGGTGGTATTTGGAATTACGAAAATATGGAACTGTCCCCCATGCGGGATTCGGATTAGGATTTGATCGCGTGGTACAATTTATGACTGGGATGGGTAATATTCGAGATGTAATACCCTTCCCCAGAGCGCCTCAAACCATTGAATTTTAA
- a CDS encoding peptidylprolyl isomerase yields the protein MKQFNTQHWFLPLLLLCVLIVAGCSSTTTSAETQAQNNPSVEQTLTPSSPTSTQPMANSPQLNGKATVVMTVNKSPITIEIDGTNAPITAGNFVDLVNKGVYDGLAFHRVVRDPQPFVVQGGDPQSKDPKFPSARLGTGGFIDPKTSKERMIPLEIKPKGAEQPIYSKTLESAGIQKAPVLSHTRGAVAMARSQFPDSASSQFYFALADLPFLDGSYAVFGYVTDGMNVVDQIKQGDRIQSAKVTQGLENLKN from the coding sequence ATGAAACAATTCAACACACAGCACTGGTTTTTACCGCTCCTGCTCTTATGTGTGTTAATCGTGGCGGGCTGTAGTTCTACGACAACTTCAGCAGAAACTCAAGCTCAGAACAATCCATCTGTCGAGCAGACCCTTACTCCCAGTTCTCCAACTTCAACCCAACCTATGGCAAATTCACCCCAATTAAACGGAAAAGCAACGGTAGTAATGACGGTCAATAAATCGCCAATTACTATTGAAATTGATGGCACTAATGCCCCCATTACCGCCGGGAACTTTGTCGATCTCGTTAATAAAGGGGTTTATGATGGTCTAGCTTTTCATCGGGTTGTCCGTGATCCTCAACCCTTTGTGGTGCAAGGGGGCGATCCTCAAAGTAAAGATCCTAAGTTTCCCAGTGCTAGATTAGGGACTGGGGGATTTATTGATCCCAAGACATCCAAAGAACGGATGATCCCCTTAGAAATTAAGCCCAAAGGTGCAGAACAGCCGATCTATAGTAAAACCTTAGAAAGCGCCGGAATCCAAAAAGCTCCTGTTTTATCCCACACTCGGGGTGCAGTGGCGATGGCTCGTTCTCAATTCCCTGATTCCGCTTCTTCTCAGTTCTATTTTGCCTTAGCAGATTTACCATTCCTAGATGGGAGTTATGCGGTTTTTGGTTATGTCACCGACGGGATGAACGTTGTCGATCAAATTAAACAAGGCGATCGCATTCAGTCTGCTAAAGTGACCCAAGGGTTAGAAAATCTGAAAAATTAA
- a CDS encoding bifunctional nuclease family protein has protein sequence MIEMKVAGIALDAATRSPIILLRDAVERRALPIYVGQDQAKSILGALENHKPPRPLTHDLFVNLLETWDMTLEKIVIHSLQDSTFYAVLIVRQGEIRKEIDARPSDAISIALRTDSPIWVMEEVIADASIPVDRDADEAERRAFRDFVSNLSPSDLIKRSELNKTDEMQ, from the coding sequence ATGATTGAAATGAAAGTCGCTGGAATTGCACTCGACGCCGCTACACGCAGCCCTATTATTTTACTGCGGGATGCGGTTGAAAGACGTGCTTTACCAATTTATGTAGGTCAAGATCAAGCAAAGTCCATCCTCGGTGCTTTAGAAAATCACAAACCACCCCGCCCCTTAACCCATGATCTCTTTGTGAATCTTCTCGAAACTTGGGATATGACTCTGGAGAAGATTGTCATTCACTCCTTGCAAGATAGCACGTTTTATGCAGTATTAATTGTTCGTCAAGGGGAAATTAGAAAGGAAATTGATGCTCGTCCCAGTGATGCGATTTCTATTGCTTTACGCACCGATAGCCCCATTTGGGTGATGGAAGAAGTGATTGCAGATGCTTCCATTCCGGTAGATAGGGACGCCGATGAAGCTGAACGACGAGCGTTTCGAGACTTTGTATCTAACTTGAGTCCTTCGGATTTAATCAAACGTTCAGAACTGAATAAAACCGATGAAATGCAATAA
- a CDS encoding translation initiation factor has product MAPSKRHSQDQTNSSKNRIVYSEFGESANSPALERALPELPPNQQNLKVQATRSGRKGKTVTVISGFQTKPETLEGLVKQLKTQCGAGGTVKENTIEIQGDHRQKVLEFLIKLGYKAKMSGG; this is encoded by the coding sequence ATGGCTCCCTCAAAACGTCACTCTCAAGATCAAACAAACTCTAGTAAAAACCGGATAGTTTATTCAGAGTTTGGGGAATCTGCAAACTCCCCGGCTTTAGAACGTGCCCTTCCTGAACTTCCCCCTAATCAACAAAACTTGAAAGTTCAAGCCACTCGTTCAGGGCGGAAGGGAAAAACCGTGACGGTGATTAGTGGATTTCAAACGAAACCGGAAACATTAGAAGGGTTAGTTAAACAGTTAAAAACCCAATGCGGAGCAGGGGGAACGGTTAAAGAAAATACGATTGAAATTCAAGGAGATCACCGTCAAAAAGTGTTAGAATTTCTGATAAAATTAGGATATAAAGCTAAAATGAGTGGAGGATAA
- a CDS encoding pentapeptide repeat-containing protein, producing the protein MTAEELLMAYAVGKRDFRDTDLFRADFNNADLSGSSLFRCNLFRANLFRANLIGVSLYNANLIGANLYCANLSGANLSGANLTRADLTGADLSGADLSGADLSGATLSLANLSYADLSRATLLKADLVEANLSHSTLKGVNLKEANLTDAIVENANFSDAINMALDLVSSLKQQGAILWESSQDLKNINH; encoded by the coding sequence ATGACGGCGGAAGAACTTTTGATGGCTTATGCAGTTGGAAAGCGGGATTTTCGAGATACAGACTTGTTTCGGGCAGATTTTAATAATGCTGACCTGAGTGGGTCGAGTTTATTTCGATGTAACCTGTTTCGGGCTAATTTATTTCGCGCTAATTTGATTGGGGTGAGTTTGTACAACGCCAATCTCATTGGTGCTAACCTCTATTGTGCCAATTTAAGTGGTGCTAATCTCAGTGGGGCCAACTTGACACGGGCTGATTTAACGGGCGCGGACTTGAGTGGAGCGGACTTAAGTGGGGCGGACTTGAGTGGGGCGACTTTATCCTTGGCTAATTTGAGTTATGCTGATCTCAGTCGAGCAACTTTATTAAAAGCGGATTTAGTGGAAGCCAATTTAAGTCATAGCACTCTCAAAGGGGTTAATTTAAAAGAAGCTAACCTGACGGATGCTATTGTTGAAAATGCTAATTTTTCAGATGCGATTAATATGGCTTTGGATTTAGTCAGTTCACTGAAACAGCAAGGGGCAATTTTATGGGAATCTTCACAGGATCTCAAAAATATTAACCATTAA
- a CDS encoding HU family DNA-binding protein, with protein MNKEQLVQATAIKAGVTKKQADLIISAICDSIMEAVADGEKVTLVGFGSFEARERKAREGRNPSTGEPMTIPATTVPVFSAGKAFKEMVSGLSDEVA; from the coding sequence ATGAATAAAGAACAACTCGTTCAAGCAACCGCTATTAAAGCGGGTGTCACTAAAAAGCAAGCTGATTTAATCATTTCAGCCATTTGTGATTCTATTATGGAAGCCGTGGCCGATGGGGAAAAAGTGACCTTGGTGGGTTTTGGGTCATTTGAAGCCAGAGAACGCAAAGCTCGTGAAGGTCGTAACCCCAGCACTGGCGAACCGATGACCATTCCGGCGACAACGGTTCCTGTGTTCTCGGCGGGTAAAGCCTTCAAAGAGATGGTTTCAGGTCTTTCTGATGAAGTGGCTTAA
- a CDS encoding photosystem I assembly protein Ycf4, producing MSTQTKTTTNQILDQKVTGSRRFSNYWWASVITIGGTGFLLSGISSYLKINLLPFADPTQLIFIPQGIVMGLYGTAALLLALYLWLVILWDLGGGYNEFNRETGKIHIFRWGFPGKNRKVEFNCNVNEVQSIRVDIKDGLNPRRALYLKLKDRREIPLTRVGQPLPLSDLENQGAELAKFLQVPLEGL from the coding sequence ATGAGTACCCAAACAAAGACCACAACGAATCAAATCCTTGATCAGAAAGTTACGGGTTCCCGTCGCTTCAGCAACTACTGGTGGGCCAGTGTAATCACCATTGGTGGGACTGGTTTTCTCTTATCGGGTATATCCAGCTATTTGAAAATTAATCTTTTACCCTTCGCCGATCCGACCCAACTGATCTTTATCCCCCAAGGAATTGTCATGGGGTTATATGGAACAGCAGCCTTGTTACTGGCTTTGTATCTATGGCTGGTGATTCTGTGGGATTTAGGCGGTGGATACAATGAATTTAATCGGGAAACGGGAAAGATTCATATTTTCCGGTGGGGCTTTCCGGGGAAAAACCGTAAAGTTGAATTCAATTGCAACGTTAATGAGGTTCAATCAATTCGGGTAGATATCAAAGATGGACTCAACCCCCGTCGAGCGTTGTATCTCAAACTCAAAGACCGTCGAGAAATTCCCTTAACCCGTGTAGGCCAACCCCTGCCTTTGTCAGACTTAGAAAATCAAGGGGCTGAATTAGCGAAGTTTTTACAAGTTCCCTTAGAAGGACTGTAA